A genomic stretch from Hemibagrus wyckioides isolate EC202008001 linkage group LG02, SWU_Hwy_1.0, whole genome shotgun sequence includes:
- the mcrip1 gene encoding mapk-regulated corepressor-interacting protein 1, with amino-acid sequence MTSSSTPRMHTYKRTSSPRSPTNTGELYTPAHEENVRFIHDTWLCVLRDIKSPQNSERGPQEYVEKNPNPNLLSFTPVDLSELRRPSTQDCKKS; translated from the exons ATGACCAG CTCCTCTACTCCCAGAATGCACACATACAAAAGGACCTCTAGTCCTCGGTCTCCGACTAATACCGGCGAGCTTTACACCCCAGCACATGAAGAAAATGTGCGCTTTATCCATGACA CATGGCTGTGTGTTCTAAGAGACATTAAATCACCTCAGAACAGTGAACGAGGACCACAAGAATATGTGGAGAAAAACCCAAACCCAAATTTGCTTT CCTTCACTCCAGTGGACCTGAGTGAACTCAGGAGGCCAAGCACACAGGACTGCAAGAAGTCTTAG